A genomic stretch from Bradyrhizobium sp. 195 includes:
- a CDS encoding 2-hydroxychromene-2-carboxylate isomerase — MTRTAPQFLFDFGSPNAYLSHLAIPAIEQRIGVKFEYVPILLGGIFKSTNNKSPAETLAGIKNKREFHAVETERFVKRFKVQPYVMNPFFPVNTLNLMRTAIAAQLEGVFEPYVEAAFHHMWREPKKMDDPEVAAKALASSGLDAQKLFARAGEPEVKGKLIKNTEDAVARGAFGSPTFFVGTEMFFGKEQLREVEEMVLEKGE; from the coding sequence TTGACCCGCACTGCCCCGCAATTCCTGTTCGATTTCGGCAGCCCGAACGCCTATCTCAGCCATCTCGCGATTCCCGCGATCGAGCAGCGCATCGGCGTCAAGTTCGAATACGTCCCGATCCTGCTCGGCGGCATCTTCAAGTCGACCAACAACAAGTCGCCGGCCGAGACCCTCGCCGGGATCAAGAACAAGCGCGAATTCCACGCGGTCGAGACCGAGCGCTTCGTCAAGCGCTTCAAGGTCCAGCCTTACGTCATGAACCCCTTCTTCCCGGTCAATACGCTGAACCTGATGCGCACGGCAATCGCCGCGCAGCTCGAGGGTGTGTTCGAGCCCTATGTCGAGGCCGCCTTCCATCACATGTGGCGCGAGCCGAAGAAGATGGACGACCCTGAAGTCGCGGCGAAGGCGCTGGCGTCCTCAGGCCTCGATGCGCAAAAGCTGTTTGCCCGCGCCGGGGAACCCGAGGTGAAGGGCAAGCTGATCAAGAACACCGAGGACGCTGTGGCCCGCGGCGCGTTCGGCTCGCCGACCTTCTTCGTCGGCACCGAGATGTTCTTCGGCAAGGAGCAGTTGCGCGAGGTCGAGGAAATGGTGTTGGAGAAGGGCGAATAG
- a CDS encoding glutathione S-transferase family protein, translating into MLTVHHLNNSRSQRVLWLLEELGVPYEIVRYQRQADMRAPKELRAIHPLGKSPVITDNGNTIAESGAIIEYLIATYGNGRLIPPPNTPERLRFTYWLHYAEGSAMQPLLLKLLFTLMPKRAPALLRPLVRKVSNTALTTLVNPQLKQHMDYWEGELAKSEWFAGNDFTAADIQMSFPLEAAQARGGLEQGHPKAMAFLERIHARPAYARALEKGGPYQVGR; encoded by the coding sequence ATGCTGACCGTTCACCACCTCAACAATTCCCGCTCGCAGCGCGTGCTTTGGCTGCTCGAAGAGTTGGGCGTGCCCTACGAGATCGTGCGCTATCAGCGCCAGGCGGATATGCGCGCGCCGAAGGAGCTGCGCGCCATCCATCCGCTCGGCAAGTCGCCCGTCATCACCGACAACGGCAACACCATCGCCGAGTCGGGCGCGATCATCGAATATCTCATCGCGACCTACGGCAACGGCCGTCTGATTCCGCCGCCGAACACGCCGGAGCGGCTGCGCTTCACCTATTGGCTGCATTATGCCGAAGGATCCGCGATGCAGCCCTTGCTGCTGAAGCTGCTGTTCACGCTGATGCCGAAGCGCGCGCCCGCACTGCTTCGTCCGCTGGTGCGCAAGGTCTCGAACACGGCGCTGACGACGCTGGTCAACCCGCAGCTCAAGCAGCACATGGATTACTGGGAAGGCGAGCTCGCGAAGAGCGAGTGGTTCGCTGGCAACGACTTCACGGCTGCCGACATTCAGATGAGCTTTCCGCTGGAGGCGGCGCAAGCGCGCGGCGGGCTCGAGCAGGGCCATCCCAAGGCGATGGCATTCCTCGAACGCATCCACGCGCGGCCGGCCTATGCTCGTGCGTTGGAAAAGGGCGGACCGTATCAGGTGGGGCGGTAA
- the ggt gene encoding gamma-glutamyltransferase — MMSSYSTRRTFLAVIAALALGLVPATAQDARQGYVPPARDHVRAVAAEHGMVVAQEKISAQVGADILRRGGNAVDAAVATGFAMAVTYPRAGNIGGGGFMVIHSADRNEDITIDYRETAPAATTPQIFLGPDGKPDVAKSRDSALGIGVPGTVAGLALALEKYGSGQFTLAQLLEPAIALARDGFVVSDDMADTLPGWHRRLARWPSSAKIFSRPDGTPISEGDRLVQGDLAETLSAVAAQGPRGFYEGPVAEKLAKAVADAGGIMTPADLKSYQAVVRAPVRGTYRGYDIVSMPLPSSGGVVLVETLNILEGFQLADLKQGSPASLHLLIEAMKRAYADRARYLGDPAFVNAPIETLTAKDYAAKLRAGISADRVTPSKELVSAAPSPREGSNTTHFSVVDGRGNAVSNTYTLNFSYGVGLVADGTGVLLNNELDDFTAAIGASNAYGLVGFEANLPGPGKRPLSSMSPTIVLRDGKPVLVTGSPGGSRIISTVLQVIVNVLDYKMDVAAAVSTPRLHHQWLPDEVRIERGFPDDVLLSLKAMGHLVVEPMGQTSANSILVTPNGPLGAPDLRTRGAEAAGQ; from the coding sequence ATGATGTCCTCATATTCGACACGACGGACATTTTTGGCCGTCATTGCCGCGCTGGCGCTGGGCCTTGTGCCCGCGACGGCACAGGATGCGCGGCAGGGCTATGTTCCGCCCGCCCGCGACCACGTGCGCGCCGTCGCCGCCGAACACGGCATGGTGGTCGCGCAGGAGAAGATATCTGCGCAGGTCGGTGCCGACATCCTGCGGCGCGGCGGCAATGCGGTCGATGCCGCCGTCGCGACCGGTTTTGCGATGGCCGTGACCTATCCGCGCGCCGGTAATATCGGTGGCGGCGGTTTTATGGTGATCCATTCCGCCGACCGCAATGAAGACATCACGATTGATTACCGCGAGACGGCGCCCGCGGCGACCACGCCACAAATATTCCTCGGACCCGACGGCAAGCCGGACGTAGCAAAATCACGGGATTCCGCGCTTGGCATTGGCGTGCCCGGCACCGTCGCAGGTCTCGCTCTCGCATTGGAAAAATACGGCTCGGGCCAGTTCACGCTGGCGCAATTGCTCGAGCCTGCGATTGCGCTCGCCCGCGATGGTTTTGTCGTCAGCGACGACATGGCAGACACGCTGCCGGGCTGGCACCGGCGGCTGGCACGCTGGCCTTCCTCGGCCAAAATCTTCTCGCGGCCGGATGGCACGCCGATCAGTGAAGGCGACAGGCTGGTGCAGGGCGATCTCGCTGAAACGCTGTCAGCCGTCGCGGCACAGGGGCCACGCGGCTTCTATGAGGGGCCGGTTGCGGAAAAGCTCGCCAAGGCGGTGGCTGACGCCGGCGGCATCATGACGCCGGCCGACCTGAAATCCTATCAGGCGGTGGTCCGCGCGCCGGTGCGCGGCACCTATCGCGGCTACGACATCGTATCGATGCCGCTGCCTTCGTCTGGCGGCGTGGTGCTGGTGGAGACCCTCAACATTCTCGAAGGCTTCCAGCTCGCCGATTTGAAGCAGGGTTCGCCGGCGTCGCTGCATCTTTTGATCGAAGCCATGAAGCGCGCCTATGCGGACCGCGCGCGTTATCTCGGCGATCCCGCCTTCGTCAACGCACCGATCGAGACGCTGACCGCCAAGGACTACGCCGCCAAGTTGCGCGCAGGCATCTCCGCCGATCGCGTCACGCCGTCGAAGGAGCTGGTTTCGGCGGCTCCCTCACCGCGCGAGGGCAGCAACACCACGCATTTTTCCGTCGTCGACGGCCGCGGCAACGCCGTCAGCAACACCTATACGCTGAACTTCAGTTATGGCGTCGGCCTCGTTGCCGACGGCACCGGCGTGCTGCTCAACAACGAACTCGACGACTTCACCGCCGCGATCGGCGCTTCCAATGCCTATGGCCTCGTCGGCTTCGAGGCCAATCTGCCCGGACCGGGCAAGCGGCCGCTGTCCTCGATGTCACCGACCATCGTGCTGCGGGACGGCAAGCCGGTGCTGGTGACGGGCTCGCCCGGTGGCAGCCGCATCATCTCGACGGTGCTCCAGGTGATCGTGAACGTCCTCGACTACAAGATGGACGTGGCCGCTGCCGTTTCGACGCCGCGGCTGCACCATCAATGGCTGCCGGACGAAGTGCGCATCGAGCGAGGCTTTCCCGACGACGTGCTGCTCAGCCTGAAGGCAATGGGCCATCTCGTCGTCGAGCCGATGGGGCAGACGTCGGCCAATTCGATCCTCGTGACTCCGAACGGGCCGCTTGGCGCGCCCGATCTGCGCACGCGCGGTGCGGAGGCAGCGGGGCAGTAG
- a CDS encoding DUF2239 family protein, giving the protein MAMIPMQKIFTAFQGPRRLVSGPAGEVALIVKRMASRPDEPIIIFEDGTGRSIDFDLRGGDREVLARLAKLVPPTVEESAPPSEPRGRGRPKLGVVAREVTLLPRHWEWLGAQPGGASVALRKLVDEARRASGDKDRERQARDAAYHFMSIMAGNLPQFEEASRALFADDRRRFAGLIADWPTDIRDHIVKLAYSDRA; this is encoded by the coding sequence ATGGCAATGATTCCAATGCAGAAGATTTTCACCGCTTTCCAAGGCCCGCGTCGCCTGGTGTCCGGGCCGGCAGGCGAGGTCGCGCTAATCGTCAAGCGGATGGCGTCACGGCCGGACGAGCCTATCATCATCTTCGAGGACGGCACCGGCCGATCCATCGACTTCGATCTGCGCGGCGGGGATCGCGAAGTGCTGGCGCGGTTGGCGAAGCTCGTCCCGCCCACGGTCGAGGAGAGCGCGCCACCAAGCGAGCCGCGCGGCCGCGGCCGGCCGAAGCTCGGCGTGGTCGCACGCGAGGTGACGCTGCTGCCGCGACACTGGGAATGGCTAGGTGCGCAGCCAGGCGGCGCTTCCGTCGCATTGCGCAAGCTCGTCGACGAGGCGAGGCGCGCCAGCGGCGACAAGGACCGCGAACGGCAGGCGCGCGATGCGGCCTATCACTTCATGTCGATCATGGCAGGCAATCTGCCGCAGTTCGAGGAAGCTTCGCGAGCGCTGTTCGCGGATGACAGGCGGCGCTTCGCCGGACTGATCGCGGACTGGCCGACCGATATCCGCGACCACATCGTCAAGCTCGCCTACAGCGACCGCGCTTAA
- a CDS encoding c-type cytochrome, which produces MRRQFISHAISTIALVALGTLPTGAADNSAIKEKASVCSGCHGENGISQTENIPSLAGQPDQFTQWQLVFFRAGSRKNDQMQPIVEEITNEDIRNFGAYFASLTPPKGPDDDDPDLSKKGAQVAAGRRCASCHADNFAGTKGVARLAGQREEYLVKALHDYKAGQRVGGGVAAMADVAYHMSDEEITAVSHYLAHLK; this is translated from the coding sequence ATGCGCCGGCAGTTCATCTCTCACGCAATCAGCACGATTGCGCTCGTGGCGCTCGGAACCCTTCCGACAGGCGCTGCCGACAATTCTGCGATCAAGGAGAAAGCCTCCGTCTGCTCTGGTTGTCACGGCGAGAACGGCATTTCGCAGACGGAGAACATCCCCTCGCTCGCGGGCCAGCCCGATCAATTCACCCAGTGGCAGCTTGTGTTCTTCCGCGCGGGCTCGCGCAAGAACGACCAGATGCAGCCGATCGTCGAGGAGATCACCAACGAGGACATCCGCAACTTCGGCGCTTACTTCGCCTCGCTAACGCCGCCGAAGGGCCCGGACGACGACGATCCGGATCTGTCCAAGAAAGGCGCGCAAGTTGCCGCCGGCCGCCGCTGCGCCTCATGCCATGCCGATAACTTCGCCGGCACCAAGGGAGTTGCGCGACTTGCCGGCCAGCGCGAGGAATATCTGGTCAAGGCACTGCACGACTACAAGGCGGGCCAGCGGGTCGGCGGTGGCGTCGCCGCGATGGCCGATGTCGCCTATCACATGAGCGACGAGGAAATTACGGCCGTCTCGCACTATCTCGCGCATTTGAAGTAG
- the panE gene encoding 2-dehydropantoate 2-reductase, protein MRILVVGAGAIGGYFGGRLLQAGRDVTFLVRPRRASELASGGLVIKSPNGDVTLQNPPTVQAAALKDKVDVVLLSCKAFDLEDAIRSFAAAVGPDTAIIPMLNGMHHLDTLDAEFGKERVLGGLCAIAATLNEKREVVQLQPMQSISYGERDGKLSERIKAIDEAFKSGINGASASQNIMQDMWEKWVFLSSLAASTSLMRTSVGNILAAPGGRDFLLGMLDETSAIAAASGYPPGGPFFERVKGNLTTEGSPMTASMFRDIKAGLPVEADHVIGDLITRADAAKVPVPKLRIAYTHLKAYEKQRAG, encoded by the coding sequence ATGCGTATCCTCGTGGTCGGCGCCGGCGCCATCGGCGGCTATTTTGGTGGCAGGCTGTTGCAAGCGGGCCGCGACGTCACCTTCCTGGTCCGGCCACGCCGCGCCAGTGAACTCGCCAGCGGCGGCCTCGTCATCAAGAGTCCGAATGGCGATGTGACCCTGCAAAATCCGCCGACCGTGCAGGCCGCCGCGCTCAAGGACAAAGTCGACGTCGTACTTCTGAGCTGCAAGGCGTTCGACCTCGAGGACGCCATCAGATCGTTTGCCGCGGCGGTCGGGCCTGACACGGCGATCATCCCGATGCTCAACGGCATGCACCATCTCGACACGCTGGATGCCGAGTTCGGCAAGGAGCGCGTGCTCGGCGGGCTCTGCGCCATCGCCGCGACCTTGAACGAGAAGCGCGAGGTGGTGCAGCTGCAGCCGATGCAGTCGATCAGTTATGGCGAGCGCGACGGCAAGCTCTCGGAGCGCATCAAGGCCATCGACGAGGCCTTCAAGAGCGGCATCAATGGCGCCAGCGCCAGCCAGAACATCATGCAGGACATGTGGGAGAAGTGGGTGTTCCTTTCTTCGCTCGCGGCGTCGACCAGCCTGATGCGCACCTCTGTCGGCAACATCCTTGCAGCTCCCGGTGGCCGGGATTTCCTGCTCGGCATGTTGGACGAGACCAGCGCGATCGCCGCCGCGTCGGGATATCCGCCGGGCGGGCCGTTCTTCGAGCGGGTGAAGGGCAATCTCACCACCGAGGGGTCACCGATGACGGCCTCGATGTTTCGCGACATCAAGGCGGGCCTGCCGGTCGAAGCCGATCACGTCATCGGCGACCTCATCACGCGTGCTGACGCTGCCAAGGTGCCGGTGCCGAAGCTGCGCATCGCCTACACGCATTTGAAGGCGTATGAGAAGCAGCGGGCGGGGTAG
- a CDS encoding MFS transporter — MTTTDPNQRIERAEIEDTSLLAFYRDMSTPERRTFWACAAGWALDGMDFMIYPLVIGTIIALWKVDAASAGLAGTVTLLASAIGGWLGGYLSDHIGRVRTLQITIIWFSFFSLVCAVVQNFDQLLIARAVLGLGFGGEWAAGAVLMGEAIRPQYRGRAVGSVQSGWAVGWGLAVLSQAILFSVLPPETAWRWMFVIGALPALLVFYIRRSVTEPEISAQARARQAASGDRPALWEIFSGPILKTTILASLMATGCQGGYYAVTFWVPQFLTKERHLSIVGSTGYLSTLIIGSFIGYLVGAWLADRIGRRNLFLIFSIGAMAVVLLYTQLPLTNEILWVLGFPLGFFASGYFSGIGAFLTELYPTRLRGSGQGFCYNFGRGIGALFPFLVGALSATTSLANAIAIFAVVAYAVFFIAAFALPETRGRVLHAD; from the coding sequence ATGACGACGACCGATCCGAACCAGCGTATCGAACGCGCCGAGATCGAGGACACCAGCCTGCTGGCGTTCTATCGCGACATGAGCACGCCGGAGCGCCGGACGTTCTGGGCCTGCGCGGCCGGGTGGGCGCTCGACGGCATGGACTTCATGATCTATCCGCTGGTGATCGGCACCATCATCGCGCTGTGGAAGGTCGATGCGGCTTCCGCTGGCCTTGCCGGAACGGTGACGCTGCTCGCCTCGGCGATCGGCGGCTGGCTCGGCGGTTATCTCTCGGACCATATCGGGCGGGTGAGAACGCTCCAGATCACCATCATCTGGTTCTCGTTCTTCTCGCTGGTCTGTGCCGTCGTGCAGAACTTCGACCAGCTCCTGATTGCACGTGCGGTGCTCGGCCTCGGCTTCGGTGGCGAATGGGCGGCGGGCGCCGTGCTCATGGGTGAAGCGATCCGGCCGCAATATCGCGGACGTGCCGTGGGCTCCGTGCAGTCGGGCTGGGCGGTCGGCTGGGGCCTCGCGGTGCTGTCGCAAGCGATCCTGTTCTCGGTCTTGCCGCCGGAGACGGCCTGGCGCTGGATGTTCGTGATCGGCGCGCTGCCGGCGCTGCTCGTGTTCTACATCCGTCGCTCCGTCACCGAGCCGGAAATCTCGGCCCAGGCCCGCGCCAGGCAGGCCGCGAGCGGCGATCGCCCGGCGCTCTGGGAGATCTTCTCCGGCCCGATCCTGAAGACCACGATCCTGGCGTCGCTGATGGCGACGGGCTGCCAGGGCGGCTACTACGCCGTCACATTCTGGGTGCCGCAATTCCTCACCAAGGAGCGGCATCTGTCGATCGTCGGCTCGACCGGCTATCTCTCGACGCTGATCATCGGCTCCTTCATCGGCTATCTCGTCGGCGCCTGGCTTGCCGACCGCATCGGACGTCGCAATCTGTTCCTGATCTTCTCGATCGGCGCCATGGCGGTGGTGCTGCTCTATACGCAGCTGCCGCTCACCAATGAAATCCTCTGGGTGCTCGGTTTCCCGCTCGGCTTCTTTGCCTCGGGCTATTTCTCCGGCATCGGCGCGTTCCTGACCGAGCTTTATCCGACGCGGCTGCGCGGCTCCGGCCAGGGCTTTTGCTACAATTTCGGCCGCGGCATCGGCGCGCTGTTTCCGTTCCTCGTTGGCGCGCTCTCGGCGACGACGTCGCTTGCGAACGCGATCGCGATCTTCGCGGTGGTGGCTTACGCTGTGTTCTTCATTGCCGCCTTTGCGCTGCCCGAGACGCGCGGGCGCGTCCTGCACGCGGATTAA
- a CDS encoding MATE family efflux transporter, producing the protein MPTKPLWTTFLRFLAPLMLSNALQSLFGTVSNVYLGQMLGVDALAAVSVFFPVMFFLFAFVMGLSTGATVLIGQAFGAREHDKIRIVVGTTLAIGLLLSISVALVGGLFSRQLMMALATPTDILAPASAYARIMLLTMPLGFVFLLMTAMVRGVGDALTPLLALALSTAIGLILTPLLIRGSFGLPAAGITSPAWAAAISNAVTLIALALYLLRKKHALAPDAALLRHLRPNGAMLGKILGIGLPSAVGMVVMAIAELVLLGLVNGFGSDATAAYGAVNQVMGYTQFTAMSISIAVSILGAQAVGSGDRARLDGIVRVGLAFNFVLTGGLVALIYLAPRAILGIFITDAAVLDLARGLLDIALWSSVPFGLATVFSGAMRAAGVALTPMLLSIVAIVAIELPAAVILSRTIGLAGVWAAYPIVFCAMFVLQMGYYFLVWRKRAIRRQV; encoded by the coding sequence ATGCCCACCAAGCCGCTCTGGACGACATTCCTCCGCTTCCTCGCACCGTTGATGCTGAGCAACGCGCTGCAATCGCTGTTCGGCACCGTCAGCAACGTCTATCTCGGCCAGATGCTCGGCGTCGACGCGCTGGCGGCCGTCTCGGTGTTCTTCCCGGTGATGTTCTTCCTGTTCGCCTTCGTCATGGGCCTCAGCACCGGCGCGACCGTGCTGATCGGTCAGGCCTTTGGCGCGCGCGAGCACGACAAGATCAGAATCGTCGTGGGTACGACGCTTGCGATCGGCCTCCTGCTCTCCATTTCGGTTGCGCTGGTCGGCGGACTCTTCAGCCGTCAACTGATGATGGCACTCGCCACGCCCACAGACATTCTCGCTCCTGCCAGCGCCTATGCGCGGATCATGCTGCTCACCATGCCGCTCGGCTTCGTCTTCCTGTTGATGACGGCGATGGTCCGCGGCGTCGGCGACGCGCTCACGCCGCTGCTGGCGCTGGCGTTGTCGACCGCGATCGGCCTGATCCTGACACCGCTTCTGATCCGCGGGTCGTTCGGATTGCCGGCGGCCGGCATCACCAGTCCGGCATGGGCGGCAGCGATCTCGAACGCGGTCACGTTGATCGCGCTGGCGCTCTATCTGCTGCGGAAGAAGCACGCGCTCGCACCGGACGCGGCGCTGCTGCGTCACCTGCGGCCGAACGGCGCCATGCTCGGAAAGATTCTCGGCATCGGATTGCCGAGCGCCGTCGGCATGGTGGTGATGGCGATCGCGGAACTGGTCCTGCTCGGCCTCGTCAACGGCTTCGGGTCGGACGCCACTGCTGCCTATGGCGCCGTCAATCAGGTGATGGGCTACACGCAGTTCACGGCGATGTCGATTTCGATCGCGGTCTCGATCCTCGGCGCGCAGGCGGTCGGCAGCGGCGACAGAGCCCGGCTCGACGGCATCGTGAGGGTCGGGCTCGCTTTCAACTTCGTCCTGACCGGCGGGCTCGTGGCGCTCATCTATCTCGCCCCGCGCGCGATCCTCGGCATCTTCATCACCGACGCCGCCGTGCTCGATCTGGCGAGAGGCCTGCTCGACATCGCCCTGTGGAGCTCGGTGCCGTTTGGCCTCGCCACGGTGTTCTCCGGAGCCATGCGCGCGGCCGGCGTCGCGTTGACGCCGATGCTGCTCTCGATCGTCGCGATTGTCGCGATCGAGCTGCCTGCCGCGGTGATCCTGAGCCGCACGATCGGCCTTGCGGGCGTATGGGCCGCTTATCCCATCGTGTTCTGCGCCATGTTCGTTTTGCAGATGGGCTATTACTTCCTGGTGTGGCGCAAGCGAGCGATCCGGCGTCAGGTCTGA